In the genome of Calditrichota bacterium, one region contains:
- a CDS encoding T9SS type A sorting domain-containing protein, with amino-acid sequence MKTNLVFLFLIVSIAQSADTLRVATYNILNYNGTTRNEYLQPIAQEINADILIVQEILSQAAVNSFTTSVLNGNYSTIPFNDGPDTDNHIFYKTDKVEFISDSYISTELRDIAEYKLKVNSTDEFLFIYSAHLKASQGSDNEQKRLAECTIWRDRLNQHLPGTNFIILGDFNFYDSGEPGYQKLLGDEADNDGRSFDPIDSPGNWHNSESFAGIHTQSPRVEQFGGGASGGLDDRFDFILISEALKDEVLPSSYTEFGNDGQHFNVSINNGDNSAVSSEIADALYYGSDHLPVYCDFVFDDVSGIESEKPKDFVLLQNYPNPFNSITNIVFEVKKPGNVKLDLYNTSGKKVLNLIDNPYSIGKFEYRFNASSIASGEYYLLLSNDSKNSPRKIVLIK; translated from the coding sequence ATGAAAACCAACCTAGTATTCCTTTTTCTAATTGTATCCATTGCTCAATCGGCTGACACACTTAGGGTAGCTACCTACAATATTTTAAACTATAACGGCACTACACGAAATGAATACTTGCAACCAATCGCTCAAGAGATTAATGCCGATATTTTGATCGTTCAGGAAATACTTAGTCAAGCTGCTGTAAACTCTTTTACCACTTCAGTTTTAAATGGTAATTACAGTACAATACCTTTCAATGATGGCCCAGACACAGACAATCACATTTTCTATAAAACAGACAAAGTAGAGTTTATTTCAGATTCATACATATCCACAGAACTGCGAGATATAGCTGAGTATAAATTAAAAGTGAATTCAACAGACGAATTTCTTTTTATCTATTCCGCCCACCTCAAAGCGAGCCAAGGATCTGATAATGAACAAAAGCGTTTGGCCGAATGCACTATTTGGCGGGATCGTTTGAACCAACACTTACCTGGAACGAACTTTATCATCCTTGGAGATTTTAATTTTTATGATTCGGGTGAACCAGGTTATCAGAAACTTTTAGGTGATGAAGCAGACAATGATGGACGTTCGTTTGATCCAATTGATTCACCAGGTAACTGGCACAACTCGGAATCTTTTGCCGGGATCCATACACAAAGCCCACGAGTAGAACAATTCGGAGGAGGTGCCTCAGGTGGATTGGATGACCGTTTTGATTTTATTCTTATTTCTGAGGCTTTGAAGGATGAGGTTCTTCCGAGTTCTTATACGGAATTTGGCAATGATGGTCAGCATTTCAATGTCTCAATTAATAATGGAGATAATAGTGCTGTTAGTTCAGAAATAGCAGATGCTTTGTACTATGGAAGCGATCATTTACCTGTTTATTGTGATTTTGTATTTGATGATGTCTCTGGAATTGAAAGCGAAAAACCAAAAGATTTCGTATTGCTACAGAATTACCCAAATCCGTTTAACTCCATAACAAATATTGTATTCGAAGTAAAAAAACCGGGAAATGTAAAACTTGATCTTTATAACACATCCGGAAAGAAAGTTCTTAATCTTATTGATAATCCCTATTCAATAGGAAAATTTGAGTATAGATTTAATGCAAGTTCGATTGCAAGTGGAGAATATTATTTACTACTTTCTAATGATAGTAAAAATAGTCCACGGAAAATTGTATTAATAAAGTGA
- a CDS encoding MBOAT family protein, with translation MSFITIEFIFFFSIVFILVKIIPEKYKIIFLLISSYYFYAYWNSLLVFLLLFSTLIDFFIAKRIEKTANYFQRKKLLFLSISLNLTILFLFKYFNLTIETLNNFLQMINPNYLISYRSELLLPIGISFYTFQSISYTIDIYKNKYPATKSFLNFALYVSFFPQLIAGPIERANFLLPQIKALIRQKSTQLISGLNYFIYGLAKKVIADNIGLYVNDVFGNIEQFSGLEIVMGSIIFAFQIYFDFSGYCDIAIGVAKFFGINLTNNFNKPYFATSIKNFWERWHITLSTWFKDYVYFNLGGNKKSKPKWVFNIMIVFILSGLWHGAKYTFLLWGLFHAIFYFMDHWIYKIKYVNSPNYFIKSIMITKTFLTVCVGWILFRANNISDIILIFEKIIDISFYAPSVELASRFFQNFNLIVLFSFLFIIIIDHTDFLKRRFIDIKEYYITSIIIFDILLIIILILNINENAPFIYFQF, from the coding sequence ATGAGTTTCATAACAATAGAATTCATTTTCTTTTTTTCTATAGTTTTTATTTTAGTAAAAATAATTCCTGAAAAATACAAAATAATATTTCTTCTAATTTCGAGTTATTATTTCTATGCTTATTGGAACTCACTATTAGTATTTTTACTCCTTTTTTCTACACTAATAGATTTCTTTATTGCTAAGAGAATCGAGAAAACTGCAAATTATTTTCAACGCAAAAAGCTTTTATTTTTAAGTATATCTTTAAATTTAACTATTTTATTTCTCTTTAAATATTTCAATCTGACTATTGAGACATTGAATAATTTTTTACAAATGATTAATCCAAATTATTTAATTTCGTACAGAAGCGAGCTATTATTACCTATAGGGATATCATTTTATACATTCCAATCAATATCATATACAATCGACATCTATAAAAATAAATATCCTGCCACAAAATCATTTTTAAATTTTGCTTTATATGTTTCTTTTTTCCCGCAGTTAATCGCAGGACCTATAGAGAGAGCCAACTTTTTGTTGCCACAGATAAAGGCTTTAATAAGGCAAAAATCAACCCAGCTCATTAGTGGTTTAAATTATTTCATCTATGGTCTTGCAAAGAAAGTCATAGCAGATAATATCGGTTTATATGTTAATGATGTATTTGGCAATATAGAACAATTTAGTGGATTAGAAATTGTTATGGGTTCAATCATTTTTGCATTTCAAATATATTTTGATTTTTCAGGATATTGTGATATTGCAATAGGTGTTGCAAAGTTTTTTGGCATCAATCTTACAAACAACTTTAATAAACCATATTTTGCGACTTCAATAAAAAATTTTTGGGAGAGATGGCATATTACATTGTCGACTTGGTTTAAAGACTATGTCTATTTTAATCTCGGGGGAAATAAAAAAAGTAAGCCAAAATGGGTTTTTAATATAATGATAGTTTTTATATTGAGTGGCCTATGGCATGGAGCAAAATATACCTTTTTATTATGGGGCTTGTTTCATGCAATATTTTATTTTATGGATCACTGGATTTATAAAATAAAATATGTAAATAGCCCGAATTATTTCATAAAAAGTATAATGATAACAAAAACATTTCTTACAGTTTGTGTAGGATGGATACTTTTTCGAGCAAACAACATATCTGATATAATTTTAATTTTCGAAAAAATTATAGATATTTCATTTTATGCACCAAGTGTTGAGCTTGCTTCAAGGTTTTTTCAAAATTTTAATCTTATAGTTCTTTTTTCTTTTTTATTTATAATTATTATTGATCATACTGACTTTTTAAAGAGACGGTTTATAGATATTAAAGAGTATTATATTACTTCAATAATAATTTTTGATATATTGTTAATAATCATACTTATTTTAAACATTAATGAAAATGCGCCATTTATTTATTTCCAATTTTAG